The following proteins are co-located in the Escherichia fergusonii ATCC 35469 genome:
- a CDS encoding DMT family transporter: protein MSSKTKCWLWMLLVILSETSATSTLKMFDNSEGMIKTLLLALIVVLYCICYYSLSRAVKDIPVGLAYATWSGTGILMVSTLGILFYGQHPDTAAIIGMVIIASGIVIMNLFSKMGSEEAEETPVTNLDKKIAN, encoded by the coding sequence ATGTCTTCGAAAACAAAATGTTGGCTATGGATGTTACTGGTCATCCTGTCTGAAACCTCTGCAACATCCACACTTAAAATGTTTGATAACAGTGAGGGGATGATAAAAACGCTGCTGCTGGCCCTGATCGTCGTACTGTATTGTATTTGTTACTACTCGCTTTCACGGGCAGTAAAAGATATCCCCGTTGGTCTGGCTTACGCCACATGGTCCGGTACTGGCATTTTGATGGTCTCAACCCTTGGGATTTTGTTTTACGGTCAACACCCGGATACCGCCGCCATTATTGGTATGGTCATCATCGCAAGCGGTATTGTCATTATGAATCTGTTCTCAAAAATGGGCAGTGAAGAGGCGGAAGAAACGCCAGTTACCAACCTCGATAAAAAAATCGCTAACTAA
- the cutC gene encoding choline trimethylamine-lyase — MANYNLTPRVKVLAERLLAHPSTLCVEHAGILSGLDGDIAGIPAAVKPARRFYELMRQLPLAVSPDELIVGNQTHRPHGAIFHDESTAHRPSVFQFLNLNSDLDAPDYKLVIEKGVLAIKQQLEEKTRSLGSAVSRSGMDEVNACRAAIYACDALMQLAQNLATSAEKLAATETNAYRKAELSESAAILHHIPAHPARSFKEACQAFYLFQLALQLDNGSYAVNPEGADKALLAYYQHDIANGLLTEAQAYEIVECLWFKLAELSEVRAACAIDGYPMFDALLHGASLENAVINPLSEMFLNAQRNLSALNLPVRLFHGAHKTVTTPFAACSETPVLEGLTPRIQRLRNHYLTVRPSVSIYRALAFTEVVKANPGMPAILLRAKAFRHACETAPILIQNDELIVGHPCGKPRAGAFSPDIAWRWVRDELDTMSTRPQDPFEISEEDKKTIREEIVPFWEGRSLDEICEAQYREAGVWSFSGETFVSDLSYHQVNGGGDTCPGYDVLLFTKGMNGIKADAEAHLAELSMENPEDIDRIYYYKAAIETCEGVINYAHRIAARARELAAVEQNAQRRAELLTIAEVNQNVPANPPKTLQEALQSIWTVESLFEIEENQTGLSLGRVDQYCYPMFEADIREGRLTHEGALELMQAFIIKCAELMWMSSELGAKYFAGYQPFINLTVGGQKRSGGDACNDLTYLIMDAVRFVKVYQPSLACRIHNQSPQKYMEKIVDVVKAGMGFPACHFDDSHIKMMLRKGFDFEDARDYCLMGCVEPQKSGRIYQWTSTGYTQWPIAIEFVLNRGRMVLFDSYQGLDTGDLKDLRTFEDFDAAVKKQVAHIIRLSAIGTVISQRVHRDVAPKPLMSLLVEGCMEKGKDVSAGGAMVNHGPGLIFSGLATYVDSMAAIRKLVYEDKKYTLEQIRDALLANFEGYEGLRRDCLNAPKYGNDDNYVDQYALDITEWTERECRKYKMLYSTLSHGTLSISNNTPIGELTNATPNGRLAWMPLSDGISPTQGADKHGPTAIIKSVSKMNVETMNIGMVHNFKFLKGLLDTPEGRNGLITLLRTASILGNGQMQFSYVDNEVLKKAQQEPEKYRDLIVRVAGYSAYFVELCKEVQDEIISRTVIEKF; from the coding sequence ATGGCAAACTACAATTTAACACCGCGCGTAAAAGTGCTGGCTGAACGTTTACTGGCTCACCCCAGTACCCTGTGCGTTGAACATGCCGGGATCCTGAGCGGGCTGGATGGTGATATCGCGGGCATTCCCGCCGCAGTAAAACCCGCTCGCCGTTTCTATGAACTGATGCGCCAGCTACCGCTCGCTGTTAGCCCCGATGAACTGATTGTTGGCAACCAGACTCATCGTCCGCATGGCGCGATTTTCCACGACGAAAGTACGGCCCACCGCCCGTCTGTTTTTCAGTTTCTTAATCTAAATAGCGACCTCGATGCCCCGGATTATAAACTGGTGATCGAAAAAGGCGTGCTGGCAATCAAACAGCAATTGGAAGAGAAAACCCGCTCACTGGGCAGCGCCGTTAGCCGCAGTGGTATGGATGAAGTCAACGCTTGCCGCGCCGCGATTTACGCCTGTGATGCCCTGATGCAGTTAGCGCAAAATCTGGCCACCAGCGCCGAAAAACTGGCTGCAACTGAGACAAATGCGTATCGCAAAGCTGAGTTATCTGAAAGTGCCGCCATTTTGCACCATATCCCAGCGCATCCTGCTCGTAGTTTTAAAGAGGCTTGCCAGGCATTTTATCTGTTCCAGTTAGCACTCCAGTTAGATAATGGTAGCTATGCTGTTAACCCGGAAGGCGCAGATAAAGCGCTGCTGGCGTATTATCAGCATGATATTGCCAACGGTCTGCTGACCGAGGCGCAGGCTTACGAAATTGTCGAATGTTTGTGGTTTAAACTGGCAGAACTGAGTGAAGTCCGCGCAGCTTGTGCTATCGATGGCTACCCGATGTTCGATGCTCTGTTGCACGGTGCAAGCCTTGAGAACGCAGTGATTAACCCTCTTTCAGAGATGTTCCTCAATGCACAACGTAACCTGAGCGCGCTAAATCTGCCCGTACGTCTGTTCCATGGTGCCCACAAAACCGTTACCACACCATTTGCCGCCTGTAGCGAAACGCCAGTGCTGGAAGGCCTGACACCACGTATCCAACGTCTGCGTAACCACTACCTGACTGTCCGCCCGAGTGTTTCTATTTACCGTGCACTGGCTTTTACCGAAGTGGTGAAAGCGAATCCAGGAATGCCAGCCATCCTGCTGCGCGCTAAAGCGTTCCGTCACGCCTGTGAAACTGCGCCGATTTTGATTCAGAACGATGAGCTGATCGTCGGTCATCCTTGCGGTAAACCGCGTGCTGGCGCATTTTCACCTGATATTGCCTGGCGCTGGGTGCGTGACGAACTCGATACCATGAGTACTCGCCCGCAGGATCCGTTTGAAATCAGCGAAGAAGATAAAAAAACCATTCGCGAAGAGATTGTACCGTTCTGGGAGGGTCGCTCGCTGGATGAAATTTGTGAAGCACAATACCGCGAAGCTGGCGTTTGGTCGTTCAGTGGCGAAACATTCGTCAGCGACCTCTCCTATCATCAGGTTAACGGCGGGGGTGATACCTGTCCGGGCTACGATGTGCTGCTGTTTACCAAAGGGATGAATGGCATCAAAGCCGATGCCGAGGCGCATCTTGCCGAACTGAGCATGGAAAACCCGGAAGATATCGATCGCATTTACTACTACAAAGCAGCGATCGAAACCTGTGAAGGGGTGATCAACTATGCGCATCGTATTGCCGCCCGTGCCCGTGAACTGGCTGCCGTTGAACAGAACGCCCAGCGTCGAGCAGAGCTACTGACTATCGCAGAAGTTAACCAGAACGTTCCGGCGAATCCGCCGAAAACCTTGCAGGAAGCGCTGCAAAGTATCTGGACGGTAGAGTCACTGTTTGAGATTGAAGAGAACCAGACAGGCCTGTCACTTGGGCGTGTTGACCAGTACTGCTACCCGATGTTTGAAGCAGATATCCGTGAAGGTCGCCTGACTCATGAAGGTGCACTGGAGCTGATGCAGGCATTTATCATCAAATGTGCCGAGCTGATGTGGATGTCCAGCGAACTGGGAGCGAAATATTTTGCGGGTTATCAGCCATTTATCAACCTGACTGTCGGTGGTCAAAAACGTAGCGGTGGCGATGCCTGCAACGATCTCACCTATCTGATTATGGATGCAGTCCGTTTTGTGAAAGTGTATCAGCCATCACTGGCTTGCCGTATCCATAACCAGTCGCCGCAAAAATATATGGAAAAAATTGTCGATGTGGTGAAAGCGGGGATGGGCTTCCCAGCCTGCCACTTCGATGACTCCCATATCAAAATGATGCTGCGCAAAGGTTTTGACTTTGAAGATGCCCGTGATTACTGCCTGATGGGCTGCGTGGAACCACAAAAATCAGGTCGTATTTACCAGTGGACTTCCACCGGCTACACCCAATGGCCAATTGCCATCGAGTTTGTCCTCAACCGTGGTCGTATGGTGCTGTTTGATAGCTATCAGGGGCTGGACACGGGCGATCTGAAAGATCTGCGCACATTCGAAGATTTTGATGCCGCGGTGAAAAAACAAGTTGCTCATATCATACGCTTGTCCGCCATCGGTACGGTCATCAGCCAGCGTGTGCACCGGGACGTGGCACCAAAACCGCTGATGTCGCTACTGGTTGAAGGCTGCATGGAAAAAGGCAAAGACGTCTCTGCCGGTGGCGCAATGGTAAACCACGGACCTGGGCTGATTTTCTCTGGTCTGGCTACCTACGTCGATTCAATGGCGGCCATCCGCAAACTGGTTTACGAAGATAAGAAATATACCCTTGAACAGATACGGGACGCTCTGCTGGCAAACTTTGAAGGTTATGAAGGCTTGCGTCGCGACTGTCTGAACGCACCGAAATACGGCAACGACGATAACTACGTTGACCAGTACGCTCTGGATATCACCGAGTGGACTGAACGAGAGTGCCGCAAGTACAAGATGCTCTACTCCACTCTCAGCCACGGTACGTTGTCGATCTCCAACAATACGCCGATTGGTGAGCTGACCAATGCCACACCAAATGGTCGTCTGGCGTGGATGCCGCTTTCTGACGGGATCAGCCCGACTCAAGGGGCGGATAAGCATGGCCCTACAGCGATTATCAAGTCTGTGAGCAAAATGAACGTTGAAACCATGAATATCGGCATGGTGCATAACTTCAAATTCCTCAAAGGGCTACTTGATACACCGGAAGGTCGCAACGGCCTGATAACTCTATTGCGTACAGCATCAATTCTTGGCAACGGTCAGATGCAGTTCAGCTACGTCGATAATGAAGTACTGAAAAAAGCACAACAGGAACCGGAAAAATACCGTGATTTGATCGTCCGCGTAGCCGGTTACAGCGCCTACTTCGTGGAATTGTGTAAGGAAGTTCAGGACGAAATCATCAGCCGTACGGTGATTGAGAAGTTCTGA
- the cutD gene encoding choline TMA-lyase-activating enzyme, translating to MSANKELSGRIFNIQKYSIYDGDGIRTLIFFKGCNLRCPWCANPEGLSSQFQVMFSQDKCINCGDCVNVCPAGIHYRAEVNGEMKHFVNRNKDCIGCRKCEEICTQNALDIMGKDVTVSELMEIIMQDYDFYVSSGGGVTIGGGEMSLQTDFAVALFSECKKMMINTAVETQGTTPLANYQKLAPVTDTFLFDIKQIDSNHHKTLFGIGNEGVRRNLEWLVDSGANVIVRMPLIRGYNDSWEAITGAIDYVQKLAKRGNIRRIDMLPYHQLGRKKYERLEMPYPIVEDPSYSVEELDKLEAFFAQFDFDIRLVRH from the coding sequence GTGAGCGCAAATAAAGAATTAAGCGGACGAATTTTCAATATCCAGAAATATTCGATCTACGACGGTGACGGTATCCGCACACTGATTTTTTTTAAAGGCTGCAATCTTCGCTGCCCGTGGTGTGCCAACCCGGAAGGGTTAAGCAGCCAGTTTCAGGTGATGTTCTCTCAGGATAAATGCATCAACTGCGGCGACTGCGTCAATGTATGCCCGGCGGGGATCCACTACCGTGCGGAAGTCAACGGAGAAATGAAGCATTTCGTCAACCGTAATAAAGACTGCATTGGTTGTCGCAAGTGTGAAGAAATTTGCACCCAAAATGCACTGGATATCATGGGTAAAGATGTCACGGTCAGTGAACTGATGGAGATCATCATGCAGGACTATGACTTTTACGTCTCCTCCGGCGGTGGTGTCACTATTGGGGGCGGTGAGATGAGCTTGCAAACTGATTTTGCCGTTGCCCTGTTCAGTGAATGCAAAAAGATGATGATCAACACCGCCGTTGAAACCCAGGGTACAACCCCGCTTGCAAACTATCAGAAGCTGGCTCCGGTCACCGACACCTTCCTGTTCGATATCAAACAGATCGATAGCAATCACCATAAAACGCTGTTCGGAATTGGCAACGAAGGCGTGCGTCGCAATCTGGAGTGGCTGGTGGATTCGGGTGCCAACGTGATTGTTCGTATGCCGCTGATTCGTGGTTATAACGATTCGTGGGAAGCGATTACCGGTGCTATCGACTACGTCCAGAAACTGGCCAAACGCGGCAATATTCGCCGAATCGATATGCTGCCGTACCACCAGCTGGGGCGCAAAAAGTATGAACGACTGGAGATGCCCTACCCGATTGTTGAAGACCCGTCATACAGCGTGGAAGAGCTGGACAAACTGGAGGCATTTTTCGCCCAGTTCGATTTTGATATTCGCTTAGTTCGTCATTAA
- a CDS encoding BMC domain-containing protein, which produces MNSLGVIETRGLVAAIQAVDAACKAAGVSCIGYRKVGSGLVSVCFEGEISAVYTAIERGIAVASATDHQAKSLVIARPERCVVEALSNLKGHPPRVESGQKPHAELPTVAEVAEVAEVTVCEETAEVSTDTETAMPVAEKEVQAPIVEVKSHGHKKGKKA; this is translated from the coding sequence ATGAACAGTTTAGGCGTAATTGAAACACGTGGTCTTGTAGCCGCAATTCAAGCCGTAGATGCCGCCTGCAAAGCAGCCGGGGTGAGCTGTATTGGTTATCGCAAAGTAGGTTCCGGGCTGGTAAGCGTCTGTTTTGAGGGGGAAATCAGCGCAGTTTACACGGCCATTGAACGTGGTATTGCTGTGGCATCCGCAACCGACCATCAGGCCAAATCACTGGTGATCGCTCGCCCGGAACGCTGTGTGGTTGAAGCACTCAGTAACCTGAAAGGTCATCCGCCACGTGTCGAATCAGGCCAGAAACCTCATGCAGAGCTGCCGACAGTAGCAGAAGTAGCAGAAGTTGCAGAAGTGACTGTCTGCGAAGAAACCGCTGAAGTTTCTACAGATACTGAAACTGCAATGCCTGTAGCTGAGAAAGAAGTGCAAGCCCCCATTGTGGAAGTGAAAAGCCACGGGCATAAGAAAGGGAAAAAAGCATGA
- the pocR gene encoding transcriptional regulator PocR, whose protein sequence is MISASTLNSELINKIAQDFAQATSLAVVIVNIHGDEISQLFNFTPFCQLMRQHPQHSERCRMSDRCGGFESSKSEKPCIYRCHAGLTDFSIPLVIAGHLVGFVLCGQVRLRNDGDADLVDILNIDNCWQADPDLLNEFRKVPEMDYSRVMASADLLKLIVENCLKNQLNFIVIKESKPGSEIARQSRASSPHDNKMKKALRYIDAHLSDDLRLEDVASHVYLSPYYFSKLFKKYNGIGFNAWVNQQRMASARELLSHSDWSISSIARNLGFSQTSYFCKVFRQTYQITPQAYRQQINENAIAQMA, encoded by the coding sequence ATGATTTCTGCCAGTACATTAAACTCAGAACTCATTAATAAAATCGCGCAGGATTTTGCACAAGCTACCAGCCTGGCGGTTGTCATTGTGAACATCCACGGTGACGAAATTTCGCAACTTTTTAACTTTACCCCTTTTTGCCAACTGATGCGCCAACATCCTCAGCATAGCGAACGCTGCCGAATGAGTGATCGCTGCGGTGGCTTTGAGTCGTCAAAGTCTGAAAAGCCGTGTATTTATCGCTGCCATGCGGGGTTAACAGATTTTTCGATTCCATTGGTGATTGCCGGTCATTTGGTTGGTTTTGTGTTATGTGGTCAGGTGCGTTTACGTAATGATGGCGATGCTGATTTAGTTGATATTTTAAATATCGATAATTGTTGGCAAGCTGATCCTGATTTACTGAATGAATTTCGCAAAGTTCCAGAGATGGATTATTCAAGAGTGATGGCGTCAGCCGACCTGCTGAAGCTTATTGTTGAAAACTGTCTTAAGAATCAGCTCAATTTTATTGTTATCAAAGAGAGTAAGCCAGGTTCTGAAATAGCCCGTCAAAGTCGAGCATCAAGTCCGCACGATAATAAAATGAAAAAAGCATTGCGTTATATCGATGCACATTTATCAGACGATTTGCGTCTGGAGGATGTGGCCTCTCACGTTTATCTAAGCCCTTATTATTTCAGTAAATTATTTAAAAAATATAATGGAATTGGTTTTAATGCTTGGGTTAATCAACAGAGAATGGCCAGCGCCCGTGAATTACTTAGCCACAGTGACTGGAGTATTAGCAGCATTGCGCGAAATCTCGGTTTCTCGCAAACCAGCTATTTTTGCAAAGTGTTTCGTCAGACATACCAGATAACACCGCAAGCATATCGTCAGCAAATCAACGAAAATGCTATTGCACAGATGGCCTGA
- a CDS encoding DMT family transporter, producing MFNIGFLWLALSIGSEITGTSMIKKTNGFSRLWPSVLVVCAYSMCYFALTRAMSTIPVGVAYSLWCGFGIVGVTIFSMILYKQKPDLPAIFAMLLIISGGIIMNVFSGM from the coding sequence ATGTTTAATATTGGATTTTTATGGCTGGCACTTTCAATCGGTTCTGAAATAACCGGTACGTCGATGATCAAAAAAACCAACGGTTTTAGCCGGCTGTGGCCTTCTGTTCTGGTGGTATGTGCTTATTCAATGTGTTATTTCGCCCTGACCAGGGCAATGAGTACTATTCCGGTTGGTGTTGCCTATTCACTCTGGTGCGGCTTTGGGATTGTCGGCGTGACAATTTTCTCGATGATTCTGTATAAACAAAAGCCCGATTTACCCGCCATTTTTGCCATGCTGCTGATTATTAGTGGCGGCATTATTATGAATGTATTCTCAGGTATGTAA
- a CDS encoding phosphate propanoyltransferase, with protein sequence MIDALLQEKITTRLIDTAPTIPVGVSNRHVHLSQQDVEALFGVGYQLTPFKPLRQPGQFAAEECVTVVGPKGSLTHVRVLGPVRPTSQLEISRADCFTLGIKAPVRESGQLENAGDALLVGPKGHVELHSQVICAWRHIHMSPQDARLLNVSNGQKVSVRSHGERQLTFDEVVVRVRNDFALELHIDTEEANAAGLKNGAQVTLIR encoded by the coding sequence ATGATTGACGCACTGCTACAGGAAAAAATCACCACGCGACTGATCGATACCGCCCCCACAATTCCGGTCGGTGTTTCTAATCGTCATGTGCATCTGTCGCAGCAGGATGTAGAAGCGCTTTTTGGTGTTGGCTACCAACTTACGCCCTTTAAGCCGTTGCGCCAGCCAGGGCAATTCGCCGCTGAAGAGTGTGTGACGGTTGTCGGCCCGAAAGGTTCTCTGACTCACGTCCGCGTACTTGGCCCGGTTCGCCCGACAAGCCAGCTGGAAATCTCCCGTGCCGATTGTTTTACTCTCGGCATTAAAGCGCCAGTGCGTGAATCCGGGCAACTGGAAAATGCCGGTGACGCACTGTTGGTGGGGCCGAAAGGTCATGTTGAGTTGCATTCACAAGTCATTTGCGCCTGGCGGCATATTCATATGTCTCCCCAGGATGCTCGTCTGTTGAATGTCAGCAATGGGCAGAAGGTGAGTGTTCGCAGTCACGGTGAACGCCAGTTAACGTTCGATGAAGTGGTGGTACGGGTGCGCAATGATTTTGCCCTTGAACTGCATATCGATACGGAAGAAGCCAATGCTGCCGGACTGAAAAACGGGGCACAGGTAACACTGATTCGCTAA
- the ldtA gene encoding L,D-transpeptidase gives MIRRVCILGSFILLSVWQTSLAVTYPLPPEGSRLVGAPLTIQVPEHNTQPLETFAAQYGQGLSNMLEANPGTDVFLPKSGSTLVVPQQLILPATVRKGMVVNVAEMRLYYYPPDSQTVEVFPIGIGQAGRETPRNWVTTVERKQEAPTWTPTPNTRREYAKRGESLPAFIPAGPENPMGLYAIYIGRLYAIHGTNANFGIGLRVSQGCIRLRDNDIKYLFDNVPVGTRVQIIDQPVKYTTEPDGSNWLEVHEPLSRNRAEFESDRKVPLPITPALRAFINGQEVDVQRANAAMERRSGMPVNINRTAF, from the coding sequence ATGATACGTCGTGTATGTATTCTTGGTTCTTTTATTCTACTTTCCGTCTGGCAAACGAGTCTGGCGGTAACTTACCCACTTCCACCAGAAGGTAGCCGATTAGTGGGTGCACCATTAACCATTCAGGTGCCTGAACATAACACACAACCACTGGAAACATTTGCAGCGCAGTACGGGCAAGGGCTTAGCAATATGCTGGAGGCAAACCCTGGTACTGATGTTTTTTTACCGAAATCAGGCTCAACACTGGTCGTGCCGCAACAGCTTATTCTTCCGGCAACAGTCCGTAAGGGGATGGTGGTGAATGTGGCTGAAATGCGCCTTTACTATTATCCACCAGACAGCCAGACCGTTGAAGTTTTTCCCATTGGCATCGGTCAGGCCGGGCGTGAAACGCCGCGCAATTGGGTAACGACGGTGGAGCGTAAACAGGAAGCGCCAACGTGGACACCAACGCCAAACACCCGCCGTGAATATGCAAAGCGTGGGGAGAGTCTGCCTGCATTTATTCCTGCCGGGCCGGAAAACCCAATGGGGTTGTATGCCATCTATATTGGTCGCCTTTATGCTATTCATGGTACGAATGCCAACTTTGGTATTGGACTGAGGGTAAGTCAGGGATGTATTCGTCTGCGCGATAACGATATCAAATATCTGTTTGATAATGTTCCTGTTGGGACGCGCGTACAAATTATTGACCAGCCAGTGAAATACACCACAGAACCAGATGGCTCGAACTGGCTGGAAGTTCATGAACCGTTATCACGAAATCGTGCGGAGTTTGAGTCTGACAGAAAGGTGCCGTTACCAATTACCCCTGCGCTGCGTGCTTTTATCAACGGACAAGAGGTAGATGTGCAACGTGCCAATGCCGCTATGGAACGTCGATCAGGAATGCCGGTGAATATCAATCGTACAGCATTTTGA